One segment of Rhodospirillaceae bacterium DNA contains the following:
- a CDS encoding terminase small subunit protein produces MADMTKPLANIGLTDPLPATDLFGGQPPTKRTGKKPRPYNDKLAEDICNRLMQGESLRQICAGNEPPAVRRTILYWLANKQEFRQLYAAAREIQADLLAEEILAIADQNEEDWLKKAKRGSIDEQLVFNTEHVQRAKLRIDARKWLIARLAPKKYGLVDGEGQPDNQQLAEPWQVQWLVGEENAG; encoded by the coding sequence TTGGCAGATATGACGAAACCCCTGGCTAATATAGGGTTAACCGACCCATTGCCAGCCACCGATTTGTTTGGGGGCCAACCCCCTACCAAAAGGACGGGTAAAAAACCGCGCCCTTATAATGACAAATTGGCTGAGGATATTTGTAACCGTCTGATGCAGGGGGAAAGTTTGCGCCAAATTTGCGCGGGCAATGAGCCTCCGGCGGTGCGCCGCACCATTTTGTATTGGCTGGCTAACAAGCAGGAATTTCGCCAGCTATATGCCGCTGCCCGCGAAATTCAGGCGGATTTGCTGGCTGAGGAAATTTTGGCAATCGCCGATCAAAATGAGGAGGATTGGCTGAAAAAAGCTAAACGCGGCTCAATTGATGAGCAGCTGGTTTTTAACACCGAACATGTGCAGCGAGCCAAATTGCGGATTGATGCCCGCAAATGGCTGATTGCCCGCTTGGCGCCCAAGAAATATGGCTTGGTTGATGGGGAAGGTCAGCCAGACAATCAGCAGCTTGCAGAACCATGGCAGGTGCAGTGGTTGGTGGGCGAAGAAAACGCTGGTTAA